In Candidatus Hinthialibacter antarcticus, a single window of DNA contains:
- the rlmD gene encoding 23S rRNA (uracil(1939)-C(5))-methyltransferase RlmD yields MKSKNPIRIVTIDSFDGKGRGKGTTETGGVLSVPFTAPGDVVEAAKTKSRTGRLERIVTPSPQRIDSVCRHFALCGGCSRQFLSYAHQLEYKKAAVAEWFQQRQLNYDFTDVEITPSPPYGYRNRMDFVWNWDGSFGLREQGCWYRVVDLSECHLLPPDVMEIAFEINRRVHGAGLPFRDSKRKTPGMRYLIVRRGVMTGEVMLLFVSDEMQLPESLWSGFDRVASVYQLVNNNAENDQSDGEPMLLSGSPTFRERVLDHTFDVGPRTFFQPNPVVAGDMASHLRGFLKEKPGRRLLDLFCGAGFFSALLADVCAETLGVELVAEAAQLARRNAPQANAQFVCMEAERMASLNLSGYDVLLIDPPRSGLHPKTLKWIEQQSFEEILYVSCNPKRGAEDIALMREQYQVDSVALFDQFPQTPHVEMIARLVRTVS; encoded by the coding sequence ATGAAAAGCAAAAATCCTATTCGCATTGTGACCATTGATTCGTTCGACGGCAAAGGGCGAGGCAAGGGAACCACCGAAACCGGAGGCGTGTTGTCGGTTCCGTTTACGGCGCCGGGCGACGTGGTCGAAGCCGCTAAGACCAAATCGCGCACCGGGCGCTTAGAGCGAATCGTTACGCCTTCGCCGCAGCGCATTGATTCTGTATGCCGGCATTTCGCCTTGTGCGGCGGGTGTTCGCGCCAGTTTTTGTCATACGCGCATCAACTCGAATACAAAAAAGCCGCCGTCGCGGAATGGTTTCAACAGCGCCAGTTGAATTACGATTTCACTGATGTCGAGATAACGCCTTCGCCGCCCTATGGCTATCGCAACCGCATGGATTTTGTCTGGAACTGGGACGGCTCGTTTGGACTTCGCGAGCAGGGCTGTTGGTATCGCGTAGTCGATTTAAGCGAATGCCATCTGCTGCCGCCGGATGTGATGGAGATCGCCTTCGAGATCAACCGCCGGGTGCATGGCGCCGGACTGCCGTTTCGCGATTCTAAACGCAAGACGCCGGGAATGCGCTACCTGATTGTGCGGCGCGGGGTGATGACGGGCGAAGTGATGTTGCTGTTCGTCAGCGACGAAATGCAACTGCCCGAATCATTGTGGAGCGGCTTTGACCGCGTCGCCAGCGTTTATCAACTGGTGAATAACAATGCCGAGAATGACCAATCCGACGGTGAACCGATGCTTTTGTCTGGCTCGCCGACGTTTCGTGAGCGCGTGTTAGACCATACATTTGATGTCGGGCCGCGCACGTTTTTTCAGCCGAACCCTGTTGTCGCTGGAGACATGGCGTCGCACTTGCGGGGCTTTCTGAAAGAAAAGCCGGGGCGCCGTTTGCTGGATTTATTTTGCGGCGCGGGATTTTTCAGCGCCTTGCTGGCGGACGTATGCGCTGAGACGTTGGGCGTTGAACTCGTCGCCGAAGCGGCGCAGCTGGCGCGGCGAAACGCCCCGCAGGCCAATGCGCAGTTTGTTTGTATGGAAGCGGAGCGCATGGCATCGCTCAATCTGTCTGGATACGACGTATTGTTGATCGACCCGCCGCGTTCCGGGCTGCATCCGAAGACGTTGAAATGGATCGAACAGCAATCGTTTGAAGAAATACTTTATGTTTCATGCAACCCCAAACGCGGCGCAGAAGACATCGCGCTGATGCGGGAGCAATACCAAGTCGATTCGGTTGCACTCTTCGACCAGTTTCCCCAAACGCCGCATGTGGAGATGATCGCGCGGTTGGTTCGGACGGTAAGTTGA
- a CDS encoding sigma-54 dependent transcriptional regulator has product MTPRLLICDDDADIVRLLEMHLSSKGHEVRTESCAAGLRQAIREEEFHAVLLDLFLPDGNGIELIGELREMEPDLPVILITAHGSIEQAVEAIKAGAYDFSPKPIDLPRITATVKNAVDHAQLRRRLSAYERTRRSRLCSMIGSSPDMQVVYRIIETVARANASVLITGESGVGKELAAQAIHALSPRNGAELIDVNCAAIPKELMESELFGHEKSSFTGAGERSIGKCEKANGSTLFLDEITEMAPSLQAKLLRFLQDHSFYRVGGKERIEVDVRIVSATNRDPLQAIANGVLREDLYYRLNVVQLPIPALRERPQDIPELAESFLARFAGEHNKRFAEIDDEALALLCAHQWPGNIRELFNGIQQAVVLNDGDVLTADMLPETVRKAVEKAAKADVQSQRQQDDDEIVPFEIVEREAIENALRVTRGNVAKASAALHLSQATFYRKIRDYDLDMKSFKKKG; this is encoded by the coding sequence ATGACGCCGCGCTTGTTAATTTGCGATGATGACGCTGACATCGTCCGCTTGTTGGAGATGCACTTGTCGTCAAAGGGGCATGAAGTTCGCACCGAATCATGCGCCGCAGGCTTGCGCCAGGCCATTCGGGAAGAAGAATTTCACGCCGTCTTGCTCGACTTGTTTCTGCCCGACGGCAACGGGATCGAACTCATCGGCGAACTGCGCGAGATGGAGCCGGACCTCCCGGTGATTTTGATCACCGCGCACGGCAGCATCGAACAGGCGGTCGAAGCCATCAAAGCCGGGGCGTATGATTTTTCGCCGAAGCCCATTGACCTGCCGCGCATCACCGCGACAGTCAAAAACGCCGTCGACCACGCCCAGTTGCGCCGCCGCCTGTCAGCCTATGAACGCACCCGCCGCAGCCGCCTCTGCAGCATGATCGGCAGCAGCCCCGACATGCAGGTCGTTTACCGCATCATCGAAACCGTAGCGCGCGCCAACGCCTCCGTGCTCATCACAGGAGAAAGCGGCGTCGGCAAAGAACTCGCCGCCCAGGCGATTCATGCGCTCTCGCCGCGCAACGGCGCCGAACTGATCGACGTGAACTGCGCCGCCATCCCCAAAGAGCTGATGGAAAGCGAACTGTTCGGACATGAAAAATCGTCGTTTACCGGCGCGGGCGAGCGTTCGATCGGCAAGTGCGAAAAAGCCAACGGCTCGACGCTGTTTCTCGATGAAATTACCGAAATGGCCCCATCGCTTCAGGCGAAACTGTTGCGTTTTTTACAAGACCATTCGTTTTACCGCGTCGGCGGCAAGGAGCGCATCGAAGTCGACGTGCGCATCGTGTCTGCCACTAACCGCGACCCGTTGCAGGCGATTGCCAACGGCGTCTTGCGCGAGGATTTATATTATCGACTCAACGTGGTGCAGCTGCCCATCCCGGCGCTGCGCGAGCGTCCGCAGGACATCCCCGAACTCGCCGAAAGTTTTCTCGCCCGCTTCGCAGGCGAACACAACAAGCGCTTCGCCGAAATCGACGACGAGGCGTTGGCGTTGTTATGCGCCCACCAGTGGCCGGGCAACATCCGCGAACTTTTTAACGGCATCCAGCAGGCGGTGGTGTTGAACGATGGTGATGTATTGACCGCCGACATGCTGCCGGAGACAGTGCGCAAGGCGGTCGAAAAGGCCGCCAAGGCCGACGTCCAGTCGCAGCGCCAGCAAGACGATGACGAGATTGTTCCCTTTGAGATCGTCGAGCGTGAGGCGATTGAAAACGCGCTGCGGGTTACCCGGGGCAACGTTGCCAAAGCCTCCGCCGCGCTGCATCTCAGCCAGGCGACCTTCTACCGAAAAATCCGCGACTACGATCTCGACATGAAATCGTTTAAGAAGAAGGGGTAA
- a CDS encoding DUF2961 domain-containing protein, translating into MFRILQRTVSAVVISCLAVSFAYSEGMLDGLAMKKEFKTKRISSYDRSGGNADRYEIKPGDTLTMAEIEGAGVIKHIWITINHPDRLYRRNLILRMYWDGEDQPSVQAPIGDFFGQGWGEEYNYASLPLAAAPGNGKALNCYFPMPFSKGARITVENDSSEPCHAFYYYVDYEEHKRIDRDMFRFHAWWNTEITEPWKGDENEWGAFRGEDKNPMNDHNYLFADIEGEGHYVGVNYFVNCPSPMWYGEGDDMFQIDGEDYPYSLHGTGTEDYFNSSWCPKEVYIHPFFGYPRVNNDVGWMGRTHCYRFHIQDPVVFTKSLRASIEHGHANNMTQEMSSVAYWYQKEPHKPFPEIPGREARVPKRNIGAMEIHKWRGAWRDAKGGGVLWGNEK; encoded by the coding sequence ATGTTTCGTATCCTGCAACGCACAGTCAGCGCCGTTGTCATATCTTGCCTCGCAGTTTCATTCGCCTATAGCGAGGGCATGTTAGACGGGCTGGCGATGAAGAAAGAATTCAAAACCAAGCGCATCTCCAGCTACGACCGCAGCGGCGGCAACGCCGACCGCTACGAGATCAAACCGGGCGACACGCTCACCATGGCCGAGATCGAAGGCGCGGGCGTCATCAAACACATCTGGATCACCATCAATCACCCCGACCGCTTATATCGTAGAAACTTGATCCTGCGCATGTATTGGGACGGCGAAGACCAGCCCAGCGTCCAGGCGCCCATCGGCGACTTTTTCGGGCAAGGCTGGGGCGAAGAATACAACTACGCTTCGCTGCCGCTGGCGGCGGCGCCGGGCAACGGCAAAGCGCTGAACTGCTATTTCCCCATGCCGTTTTCAAAAGGCGCGCGCATCACCGTCGAGAACGATTCCAGCGAACCCTGTCATGCGTTTTACTACTACGTTGACTATGAAGAACACAAACGCATTGACCGCGACATGTTCCGCTTTCACGCCTGGTGGAATACCGAAATCACCGAGCCCTGGAAAGGCGACGAAAACGAATGGGGCGCGTTTCGCGGTGAAGACAAGAACCCGATGAACGACCACAACTACCTGTTCGCCGACATCGAAGGCGAAGGCCATTACGTCGGCGTCAATTATTTCGTCAACTGCCCCTCGCCGATGTGGTACGGCGAAGGCGACGATATGTTTCAGATCGACGGCGAAGACTACCCCTACTCGCTGCACGGCACCGGGACGGAAGATTACTTCAATTCCAGCTGGTGCCCCAAAGAGGTCTACATCCATCCATTCTTCGGCTACCCGCGCGTCAACAACGACGTCGGCTGGATGGGCCGCACCCATTGCTACCGCTTCCACATTCAAGACCCGGTCGTATTTACCAAATCGCTGCGCGCCAGCATCGAACACGGTCACGCCAACAACATGACCCAGGAAATGTCATCAGTCGCGTATTGGTACCAGAAGGAACCGCACAAGCCTTTCCCGGAAATCCCCGGCCGTGAGGCCCGCGTTCCCAAACGCAACATCGGCGCGATGGAAATTCATAAATGGCGCGGCGCCTGGCGCGACGCCAAGGGCGGCGGCGTGTTGTGGGGCAACGAGAAATAG
- a CDS encoding SUMF1/EgtB/PvdO family nonheme iron enzyme: protein MRPHYRRRTRWLQATLLVAFVCALNVYAVDPLEPEMVEVPAGKFLSGSSAAEREIYIPSMHEFEQHGVDLPAFKIGKHEISNQQYERFMQDGGYDNADWWSDDGWAARKQFSWTEPRRWRDSGHNGIHMEQYAVAAVSYFEAEAYCRWLAQRTGKPYRLPTEMEWEKAARGVDGRVFPWGGDWRDGACNWVGGETGQRLPTVAADGFAYTAPGGVFPDGVSPYGCEDMAGNVMEWVDAFMQDDAMAIQRPMRVFKGGSFFSGFKRLLRCAWRGASWPEMGHVYWGEMGFRVAMDGE, encoded by the coding sequence ATGCGCCCGCATTATCGGCGGCGAACGCGATGGCTGCAAGCGACGCTGTTGGTTGCGTTTGTTTGCGCACTCAATGTATATGCTGTTGATCCGCTTGAGCCGGAGATGGTCGAGGTTCCTGCGGGGAAATTTCTATCAGGATCAAGCGCCGCTGAGCGTGAGATATACATTCCTTCGATGCACGAGTTCGAGCAGCATGGGGTTGATCTGCCTGCATTCAAGATCGGCAAGCATGAAATCAGCAACCAGCAGTATGAACGCTTCATGCAAGACGGCGGCTACGACAACGCCGACTGGTGGAGCGATGACGGTTGGGCGGCGCGCAAGCAATTCAGCTGGACGGAACCGCGACGCTGGCGCGACTCGGGCCATAACGGGATTCACATGGAGCAATACGCCGTCGCGGCGGTGAGTTATTTTGAGGCCGAAGCCTATTGCCGCTGGTTGGCGCAGCGCACCGGCAAGCCGTATCGCCTTCCGACCGAGATGGAGTGGGAGAAAGCGGCGCGTGGCGTGGACGGGCGCGTGTTCCCGTGGGGCGGCGATTGGCGCGACGGCGCCTGCAACTGGGTGGGCGGCGAGACCGGACAGCGCCTGCCTACCGTCGCGGCGGACGGATTCGCTTACACGGCGCCGGGCGGCGTGTTCCCGGATGGGGTAAGCCCGTATGGCTGTGAAGACATGGCGGGCAACGTGATGGAATGGGTGGACGCCTTCATGCAAGACGACGCCATGGCGATTCAACGGCCTATGCGCGTGTTTAAGGGCGGTAGTTTCTTTTCGGGATTCAAGCGCCTGTTGCGCTGCGCTTGGCGCGGCGCTTCGTGGCCTGAAATGGGTCACGTCTATTGGGGCGAAATGGGGTTTCGGGTTGCGATGGATGGGGAGTAG
- a CDS encoding FG-GAP-like repeat-containing protein gives MRNCPRPSANQNPRRAAKIRNLLLVVALAFAFSLNGWSQTAETPYAIAEVQVNAPIPDGDTQTGLSSSIFIPGDETLEAIEVAVQIDHPAVEQLLITLVHPDGTSVVMHPDGTSVVMHNQTASSEAPFSPIYDSKTTPTQPLAPLLNKSPLGEWTLRVIDAMPNHNGTLIGWGLKLRPPSVLTLPPPTPAPLPAESFLESSSFLATDTITNAQSIDVNNDGLHDLFLHFANADRIDLYLSGGAGGESFLPFALNFAVDNPQRVVAGDVNGDGKTDFIAASQANAAAVVNLTVYLANDAGGFSPGFTAGVSITTNLNALALVDANGDGALDLIVGGIPKLFSGIGDGSFKLEGDLVDLGRRFLGYADLDGDGADELLVTRSRGGTSSNIDPYILKASSNLSFNDRVKLIIEDANFQYTFAASPEVPGRTEFTSISTTGEVEPTWFFSRVFASSGEFSVIEKRLPADSFSSPLQAFDLNGDGLTEFIYPGDNGVMVFQRTEDILGGQTQRVFTRSDVLFALPGVYFSDGRAGLVVIDQENRVILATSSLGPLPTPTPDAPPQPTATPFLFPPEATVTPTPQPTPTVGPTPNPSQPSPDLNGDGIVNAADLLILIQHWNKRVDR, from the coding sequence ATGCGAAACTGCCCGCGCCCAAGCGCAAACCAAAACCCAAGACGCGCCGCGAAAATCCGTAACCTGCTGCTGGTGGTTGCGCTGGCATTTGCGTTCTCGCTCAACGGTTGGTCGCAGACGGCGGAGACGCCGTACGCCATTGCAGAAGTGCAGGTGAACGCCCCCATCCCCGACGGCGACACGCAAACCGGGCTGTCGAGTTCGATTTTTATCCCCGGCGACGAGACGCTTGAAGCGATTGAGGTCGCAGTTCAAATCGACCACCCCGCCGTCGAACAATTATTGATTACGCTGGTGCATCCTGATGGAACCAGCGTGGTGATGCATCCTGATGGAACCAGCGTGGTGATGCACAACCAAACCGCATCAAGCGAAGCGCCTTTTTCACCGATTTATGATTCAAAAACCACGCCGACCCAACCACTAGCGCCGTTGCTCAACAAAAGCCCGCTGGGTGAATGGACGCTGCGCGTGATTGACGCGATGCCAAATCACAACGGAACGCTGATCGGCTGGGGATTGAAGCTGCGCCCGCCGTCTGTGCTGACTCTGCCGCCGCCCACGCCCGCGCCGCTGCCTGCGGAATCGTTTTTAGAGAGTTCGAGTTTTCTCGCGACGGATACAATCACCAACGCGCAGAGCATCGACGTAAACAACGACGGACTGCACGACCTGTTTTTGCATTTCGCCAATGCTGACCGCATTGATTTGTATCTATCCGGCGGCGCCGGCGGCGAATCGTTCCTGCCGTTTGCGCTGAATTTCGCGGTCGATAATCCACAGCGCGTCGTCGCAGGCGACGTCAATGGCGACGGCAAGACCGACTTCATCGCCGCGTCACAAGCCAACGCGGCGGCGGTGGTGAATTTGACGGTGTATCTGGCGAATGATGCGGGCGGATTTTCGCCGGGCTTCACCGCCGGGGTTTCGATTACGACTAACCTCAACGCGCTGGCGCTGGTTGATGCGAACGGAGACGGCGCACTCGATCTCATCGTGGGCGGGATCCCCAAACTCTTTTCGGGAATCGGCGACGGCTCGTTTAAACTCGAAGGCGACCTGGTTGACCTGGGGCGCCGCTTTCTGGGTTACGCCGATCTCGACGGAGATGGCGCCGATGAACTGTTAGTCACGCGTTCGCGCGGCGGCACCTCATCGAATATTGATCCATACATTTTAAAAGCCAGCAGCAACTTATCGTTTAACGACCGCGTCAAACTCATCATCGAAGATGCGAATTTCCAATATACATTCGCCGCGTCACCTGAGGTTCCAGGGCGAACCGAGTTCACATCAATTTCAACCACAGGCGAGGTCGAACCAACCTGGTTCTTCAGCCGCGTGTTTGCGAGCAGCGGCGAATTTAGCGTGATTGAAAAGCGCCTGCCCGCTGATAGTTTTTCGTCGCCGCTGCAAGCCTTCGACCTCAACGGCGACGGCCTGACGGAATTTATTTACCCCGGCGACAACGGAGTAATGGTGTTCCAGCGCACGGAGGATATTCTGGGCGGGCAAACCCAACGCGTGTTCACCCGCAGCGACGTGTTGTTCGCGCTGCCGGGGGTGTATTTCAGCGATGGACGCGCCGGGCTGGTGGTGATTGACCAGGAGAACCGCGTGATTCTTGCGACTTCGTCATTGGGGCCGCTGCCCACGCCGACGCCGGACGCGCCGCCGCAACCGACCGCGACGCCGTTTTTGTTCCCGCCGGAGGCGACGGTCACGCCCACTCCGCAGCCCACGCCGACGGTTGGGCCGACGCCCAATCCCAGCCAGCCGAGTCCAGACTTAAACGGCGATGGCATCGTCAACGCCGCCGACCTGCTCATCCTCATTCAACATTGGAACAAACGGGTAGACCGATGA
- a CDS encoding DNA cytosine methyltransferase: protein MQISEKKYSAISLFSGCGGMDLGFLGGFQFLGRRYKKNPINVIWANDISSSACNTYRANIGNHIVEGDIWQLINQVPESADIVIGGFPCQDISVNGKGAGINGKRSSLYRAMVEVISKVSPKIFIAENVKGLLMRHNADSLSRVLADFRELGYTVSYLLYHAADYNVPQTRERVFIVGTLPGLPEFTPPKPVCKRHVTAIEAIGDLESVPEDEKINHIWSRANRSAEQGDRKLKAYRAGYTIRAECHGNIQFHYSLPRRISMREAARFQSFPDRFLFNSKLRETERQVGNAVPPVLSWFIAQSVLKVLNGVNNEAK from the coding sequence ATGCAAATCAGTGAAAAAAAATATAGTGCCATATCTCTTTTTTCTGGATGTGGCGGCATGGATTTAGGATTCCTTGGTGGGTTTCAATTTCTAGGTAGACGTTATAAGAAAAATCCAATCAACGTCATTTGGGCAAACGATATTAGTAGTTCTGCGTGTAATACATATCGTGCGAATATTGGAAATCATATAGTAGAAGGAGACATCTGGCAATTAATTAACCAAGTTCCCGAATCCGCAGACATCGTTATAGGAGGTTTTCCCTGTCAAGATATTTCAGTAAATGGAAAAGGCGCAGGCATAAATGGAAAGCGAAGTAGTTTGTATAGAGCAATGGTTGAGGTAATATCAAAGGTATCTCCCAAAATTTTTATAGCAGAGAATGTTAAAGGCTTGCTAATGCGTCATAATGCTGACTCATTAAGTAGAGTGCTTGCTGATTTTCGCGAACTTGGTTATACAGTTAGTTATCTTCTGTATCATGCAGCTGATTATAATGTTCCTCAAACACGAGAGCGTGTTTTTATCGTTGGAACGCTTCCAGGGCTGCCAGAATTCACTCCACCTAAACCTGTATGCAAAAGACATGTTACTGCAATTGAAGCCATAGGAGATCTTGAGTCTGTTCCAGAAGATGAAAAGATTAATCATATTTGGAGTCGTGCAAATAGAAGCGCCGAGCAGGGTGACAGAAAATTAAAAGCCTATAGGGCAGGTTATACAATTCGCGCTGAATGCCATGGAAACATCCAGTTTCATTATTCACTACCAAGACGAATTTCTATGCGAGAAGCAGCTCGTTTCCAATCATTTCCTGATAGATTTCTCTTCAATTCCAAACTTAGAGAAACTGAAAGGCAGGTTGGGAATGCTGTACCACCCGTCCTGTCTTGGTTTATCGCACAGTCAGTATTGAAAGTTTTAAACGGTGTAAATAATGAAGCAAAGTGA
- a CDS encoding ribulokinase, with protein MSTRYALGIDFGTESGRALLVNVDTGEEVATHVYPYANGVIDEALPKGGPALGPDWALQDPNDWIETLKRTVPQVMKDAGAAPEQIVGIGVDFTSCTVLPVDGDGQPLCNNPSHHNRPHAWPKLWKHHAAQPEADKITAAIQQSGDAILERYGGKMSSEWIFPKIWQVLDEDEEIYDAAARFIEGGDWVVEQLCGAEARSSCMAGYKGMWDSDEGFPKQELLASLHPKLGEIVGTKLSTDIKPLGQKAGGLTEQAAQWMGLRPGIAVGVAVIDAHAAVPGASVTLPGRMVMVMGTSTCHMLLSDEKKMIPGLCGCVKDGILPGYYGYEAGQAAVGDIFAWYVEHCAPKSIHDDAQEQSVSVHELLEQRAASLAPGQNGLIALDWWNGNRSVLVDAELSGTIVGLTLGTKPEEIYRALIEATAFGTRRIIESFNDAGVPINEIYACGGLPQRNTMLMQIYADITGLPFYVAGSAQSSGLGAAILGAVAAGKAGGGYDDPTDAAKNMARLLDVVYKPSADAHKTYTAMYNEYLKLHDYFGRGENNIMKKLREMKLSK; from the coding sequence ATGAGCACACGATACGCGCTTGGAATCGACTTTGGCACCGAATCGGGCCGCGCCCTTCTGGTGAATGTAGACACTGGCGAAGAGGTCGCTACCCATGTGTATCCTTACGCCAACGGCGTGATCGACGAAGCGCTGCCCAAGGGCGGCCCGGCGCTGGGGCCGGACTGGGCGCTGCAAGACCCAAACGACTGGATCGAAACGCTCAAGCGCACCGTGCCGCAAGTGATGAAAGACGCGGGCGCGGCGCCGGAGCAGATTGTCGGTATCGGCGTCGACTTTACTTCATGCACGGTGCTTCCCGTTGACGGCGACGGACAGCCGCTCTGCAACAACCCGTCCCATCACAACCGGCCGCACGCCTGGCCCAAGTTATGGAAACACCACGCCGCCCAACCCGAAGCCGATAAAATTACCGCCGCCATCCAACAGAGCGGCGATGCCATTCTTGAACGCTACGGCGGCAAGATGTCGTCGGAATGGATCTTCCCTAAAATCTGGCAAGTGCTTGACGAAGATGAAGAAATCTATGACGCCGCTGCGCGTTTTATTGAAGGCGGCGACTGGGTGGTCGAACAACTCTGCGGCGCCGAAGCCCGCAGCTCGTGCATGGCGGGCTACAAAGGCATGTGGGACAGCGACGAGGGCTTCCCCAAACAAGAACTGTTGGCGTCGCTGCACCCCAAACTTGGCGAAATCGTCGGGACGAAACTCTCGACCGACATCAAACCGCTCGGTCAGAAAGCCGGCGGGTTGACCGAACAAGCCGCGCAATGGATGGGCTTGCGCCCCGGCATCGCGGTCGGCGTCGCCGTCATCGACGCCCACGCCGCCGTGCCCGGCGCTTCGGTGACGCTGCCGGGCCGCATGGTGATGGTGATGGGAACCTCGACCTGCCACATGCTGCTATCCGACGAAAAGAAGATGATCCCCGGGCTGTGCGGCTGCGTGAAAGACGGCATCCTGCCCGGTTATTACGGCTACGAAGCGGGGCAAGCCGCAGTGGGCGATATCTTCGCCTGGTACGTCGAACACTGCGCGCCGAAATCCATTCATGATGACGCGCAAGAGCAAAGCGTTAGCGTACATGAATTGCTCGAACAACGCGCCGCCTCGCTCGCGCCCGGGCAGAACGGATTGATTGCGCTCGACTGGTGGAACGGCAACCGCTCGGTCTTGGTCGACGCCGAACTGTCGGGAACCATTGTCGGCTTGACGCTTGGAACCAAGCCGGAAGAAATCTACCGCGCTCTGATCGAAGCGACTGCGTTTGGAACACGGCGTATCATCGAGTCATTCAACGACGCGGGCGTTCCCATCAATGAGATATACGCTTGCGGCGGCTTGCCGCAGCGCAACACGATGTTGATGCAGATTTACGCTGACATCACCGGGCTGCCGTTTTACGTCGCCGGGTCGGCGCAGTCGTCCGGCCTGGGCGCGGCGATTCTGGGCGCGGTGGCAGCAGGCAAAGCAGGCGGTGGATACGACGACCCCACTGACGCCGCAAAAAACATGGCGCGTCTGTTGGACGTGGTTTATAAACCGTCCGCCGACGCACACAAAACCTACACCGCAATGTACAATGAATACCTCAAACTCCACGACTACTTTGGCCGCGGCGAAAACAACATCATGAAAAAATTGAGGGAAATGAAATTATCAAAATAA
- a CDS encoding O-antigen ligase family protein → MDTASSPQKNNLLLTLLSAELAAIFFFVPAGRFHINLGFYDFTTGYDAYKLFPILYATWLGWRWREGWKQKTGSPLLEPMLLWFLCSFFAAIASWNPYQALTESLELFCYLMFFIMLIDLPWLRMRTGWIAGGFVLGNLYLCGAALWQLATAHSGGGLLRLNAVFDHPNQLGGYAVLAAPLLGWLSLQSKSHWLKQCVLLVAVGVLCAGALTLSRSVYVAFAAAGFTLIVFGSRTQRIAGAVLAITLLVAALIAAPSIGQRFGELLDPAQLRDDASRLLIWSALFDSAAPDLPHFGVGYGPILQDRLNNWIASAPATGLPLSQWGPHSAYLATLLCVGLPGLCAYLWLLASAYQQARQCPPAERVLLLAALTGAVVHQAFIFPILTGNYPIALVTLFALASLRSQPEEMP, encoded by the coding sequence ATGGATACGGCAAGCAGCCCTCAGAAAAACAATCTTCTGCTCACGCTACTCAGCGCTGAGTTAGCGGCGATCTTCTTCTTCGTCCCGGCGGGGCGTTTTCACATTAACCTGGGCTTCTACGATTTCACCACTGGATACGACGCGTACAAACTGTTCCCGATACTCTATGCGACCTGGCTCGGCTGGCGCTGGCGCGAAGGCTGGAAGCAAAAGACCGGCTCCCCTCTGTTGGAGCCGATGCTGCTTTGGTTTCTCTGTTCATTCTTCGCGGCGATTGCTTCCTGGAACCCGTATCAAGCGCTGACCGAAAGCCTGGAACTTTTTTGTTACCTGATGTTCTTCATCATGCTGATTGACCTGCCCTGGTTGCGCATGCGCACCGGATGGATCGCGGGCGGGTTCGTATTGGGCAATCTGTATTTATGCGGCGCGGCGCTTTGGCAATTGGCGACGGCGCACAGCGGCGGCGGTCTGTTGCGGCTCAACGCCGTGTTCGATCACCCCAACCAATTGGGCGGATACGCCGTCCTAGCGGCGCCGCTGCTGGGGTGGCTGTCGCTCCAATCCAAAAGCCATTGGCTAAAGCAGTGCGTCCTGCTCGTTGCGGTCGGCGTACTTTGCGCTGGCGCGTTAACGCTATCGCGCTCGGTTTATGTCGCGTTCGCGGCGGCTGGATTCACGCTTATCGTTTTCGGCTCGCGTACGCAACGCATCGCAGGCGCCGTACTGGCAATCACGCTCCTGGTTGCAGCCTTGATCGCGGCGCCGTCGATCGGTCAACGCTTCGGCGAGTTGCTCGACCCGGCGCAGCTGCGCGACGACGCCTCGCGGCTGTTGATCTGGTCGGCGTTATTTGACAGCGCCGCCCCCGACCTGCCCCACTTCGGCGTCGGCTATGGCCCCATCCTGCAAGACCGCCTCAACAATTGGATCGCCTCGGCGCCCGCAACCGGGCTGCCGCTCTCGCAATGGGGGCCGCACAGCGCCTATCTCGCGACGCTGCTTTGCGTTGGCCTGCCGGGGTTATGCGCCTATCTCTGGCTGCTGGCCTCGGCCTACCAACAAGCCAGGCAATGCCCGCCCGCCGAACGCGTTTTACTCTTAGCCGCGTTGACCGGAGCGGTTGTACATCAGGCGTTTATCTTCCCCATATTAACCGGCAATTATCCCATCGCGCTGGTCACCCTTTTCGCCCTGGCCTCACTTCGTTCTCAGCCGGAGGAGATGCCATGA